Proteins from a single region of Lentimicrobium saccharophilum:
- a CDS encoding DHH family phosphoesterase, which translates to MYKFNSEIFSGVKKLLETDGEIVITTHYNPDGDALGSSLALSRYLKKKGKKVSIIIPNDFPDFLRWMPGQEDAIIYFHHSHSADVLLADASVIFCLDYNAIPRVNLFKEQLFAARAKKILIDHHIQPEDHFDYMLSVVETSSTAELVYDFIRAMGDEHLIDVETGVCLYVGLMTDTGSFSYSCNYPHTYEVLAELVRRGIDTEQIHRLVYDTYSENRMRLLGFCLSERMTVLPEYATAYIWLSKTDMERFHFQPGDSEGVVNYALSIKGISFAAFFTEKSDRVRISFRSKGNFSVNYFAREHFEGGGHRNASGGDSFLSLTDTIEKFSGLLPRYKEELKQAASQSTILKL; encoded by the coding sequence TTGTATAAGTTTAACAGCGAGATATTTTCAGGGGTTAAAAAGCTATTGGAAACTGATGGCGAAATTGTAATCACAACGCATTACAATCCTGACGGCGATGCGCTCGGCTCATCACTTGCTTTAAGCAGGTATCTGAAAAAGAAGGGTAAAAAGGTAAGCATTATTATTCCAAATGATTTTCCTGATTTTCTGAGGTGGATGCCGGGTCAGGAGGACGCCATCATCTATTTTCATCATTCGCATAGTGCGGATGTACTGCTTGCAGATGCATCGGTGATATTTTGCCTTGATTACAATGCCATCCCGAGGGTAAACCTGTTCAAGGAACAGTTGTTTGCCGCCAGGGCTAAAAAGATTCTGATCGATCACCATATTCAGCCTGAAGATCATTTTGATTATATGCTTTCGGTTGTTGAAACATCTTCGACTGCTGAGCTTGTTTATGATTTTATAAGGGCTATGGGTGATGAACATCTGATTGATGTGGAAACCGGGGTTTGTCTTTATGTCGGATTGATGACAGACACGGGTTCATTCAGTTATTCATGCAATTATCCGCATACCTATGAAGTATTGGCTGAGTTGGTAAGGCGGGGTATTGACACAGAGCAGATTCACCGGCTTGTTTATGATACATATTCCGAAAACCGCATGCGTCTGCTTGGATTTTGTCTGAGCGAGCGGATGACCGTGCTGCCGGAGTATGCTACTGCCTACATCTGGTTAAGCAAGACTGATATGGAACGATTTCATTTTCAACCGGGTGATTCAGAAGGCGTTGTGAACTATGCCTTGTCCATCAAAGGCATCAGTTTTGCTGCTTTTTTTACTGAGAAGTCCGACAGGGTCAGAATTTCATTCAGGTCAAAAGGGAACTTCTCAGTAAATTACTTTGCCAGGGAGCATTTTGAAGGAGGAGGGCACCGGAATGCTTCGGGGGGGGACTCATTTCTTTCACTTACGGATACCATTGAAAAATTTTCCGGCCTTTTGCCCCGTTATAAGGAAGAGCTGAAACAGGCTGCAAGTCAGAGCACCATATTAAAATTGTAA
- a CDS encoding S8 family serine peptidase, producing the protein MKQTIIFGILFFALAFSAYSQQRAYYYEVKLLDKQFSEYSIAEPAKFLSQKSVERRLIQQIPVNETDLPVSSSYINQLKDAGAEVIYKSKWLNLVIIRVDRPEVAMQISKKPFIRHMQSADHLFALDTRNSEKPYFDNEVIEKPASRIKGQVYKSQAAYNYGASLNQARMINIDQLHALNFTGNGITIGVIDAGYNSVDVMQAFDSLRAHGQILGTRDFVQPGNNVYHTGISTHGTMVLSTMGGNLPGQLIGTAPKASYWLLRSEDAVSEYIMEEYYWVNAAEFADSAGVDIINSSLGYSTFDDPAENHTYSDMDGNTAVVTIGADMAAAKGILVVNSAGNSGANAWQYITAPADGDSVLTVGAVDLAGAYAYFSSKGPTADGRIKPDVTAQGQQTIVATIPSGVAGGSGTSFSSPIIAGAAACLWQANPTFTNMELINAIRMSASQSSGPDNLKGWGIPDFVQANSLLTQSVIHEQKAFHELKTFPNPFTSRISLEVTANYPIVLDIRLINSNGKVVSSLIGVEIAKGKNMVALNNLDSYPSGIYMLQVSDGYAVTTKKVIK; encoded by the coding sequence ATGAAGCAAACGATTATTTTCGGAATATTATTTTTCGCACTGGCCTTCTCTGCCTATAGTCAGCAACGTGCTTACTATTATGAAGTAAAGTTGCTTGATAAGCAGTTTTCAGAGTATAGCATTGCCGAGCCGGCAAAATTTCTTTCTCAGAAGTCAGTTGAGCGCCGTTTGATACAGCAGATTCCTGTTAATGAGACTGATTTGCCTGTCAGCTCTTCATATATTAACCAGTTAAAAGACGCCGGTGCTGAGGTCATCTACAAATCCAAATGGCTGAATCTTGTGATTATCAGGGTTGATCGTCCTGAAGTGGCTATGCAGATCTCAAAGAAACCTTTCATCAGGCACATGCAATCAGCCGACCATCTTTTTGCATTGGATACGAGAAACTCAGAGAAGCCATATTTTGATAATGAGGTAATTGAAAAACCGGCTTCCAGGATCAAAGGTCAAGTTTATAAGAGTCAGGCTGCCTATAATTATGGCGCTTCATTGAACCAGGCCCGGATGATCAATATCGACCAGTTGCATGCCCTGAACTTCACCGGAAATGGAATAACCATCGGTGTGATTGATGCAGGATATAACAGTGTGGATGTGATGCAGGCTTTTGACAGTTTACGTGCACACGGACAGATTCTCGGTACGCGCGATTTTGTTCAGCCTGGCAACAATGTCTATCATACAGGCATCAGTACCCATGGTACGATGGTATTGTCAACCATGGGTGGCAACCTCCCGGGACAACTGATCGGGACCGCTCCGAAGGCTTCGTACTGGTTGTTGCGCTCGGAAGATGCTGTTTCAGAATATATCATGGAGGAGTATTATTGGGTTAATGCTGCTGAATTTGCTGATTCTGCCGGTGTTGATATCATCAATTCATCGCTGGGCTACAGTACTTTCGACGATCCCGCCGAGAATCACACATACAGTGATATGGACGGGAATACAGCGGTGGTAACAATAGGTGCGGATATGGCCGCTGCAAAGGGAATCCTGGTGGTGAACAGCGCAGGTAACTCCGGCGCAAATGCATGGCAGTATATCACAGCGCCTGCTGACGGAGACAGTGTGCTTACTGTTGGCGCTGTGGATCTGGCCGGTGCATATGCCTATTTCAGCTCAAAAGGTCCTACCGCCGACGGAAGAATAAAACCGGATGTTACAGCCCAGGGGCAACAGACAATTGTTGCCACAATCCCCTCAGGAGTGGCAGGAGGAAGCGGAACATCTTTCTCTTCTCCCATTATCGCCGGTGCCGCGGCTTGTTTGTGGCAGGCCAACCCAACATTCACCAATATGGAACTGATCAATGCAATCAGGATGAGCGCTTCTCAATCATCAGGTCCCGATAACCTCAAAGGTTGGGGAATTCCAGATTTTGTTCAGGCCAACTCTCTCCTCACCCAATCAGTAATCCATGAGCAAAAAGCCTTTCATGAATTAAAAACCTTTCCCAATCCGTTCACCTCCCGCATAAGTCTGGAAGTAACCGCAAATTATCCGATTGTTCTTGATATAAGACTGATCAATTCAAACGGCAAAGTTGTGAGCAGTCTGATCGGCGTTGAAATCGCGAAGGGTAAAAATATGGTCGCTCTGAATAACCTTGACAGTTACCCTTCCGGAATTTACATGCTTCAGGTGTCAGATGGTTATGCCGTTACAACCAAAAAGGTCATAAAATAG
- a CDS encoding nucleoside-diphosphate kinase, producing the protein MAGNFTFTMIKPAAYENKHAGKILDMILQGGFRIKAIKLVKLSYEQAGEFYGIHKDRPFYNDLVTFMSSGPVLAAILEKENAVDDYRKLIGSTNPADAAEGTIRKLFGISVQKNAVHGSDSDENAAIEAAFFFSALERC; encoded by the coding sequence ATGGCAGGCAATTTCACTTTTACCATGATTAAACCGGCAGCTTATGAAAATAAGCATGCAGGTAAAATCCTTGATATGATCTTACAGGGCGGCTTCCGCATAAAGGCAATAAAACTGGTCAAACTCAGCTACGAACAAGCCGGTGAGTTTTACGGAATTCACAAAGACAGACCTTTCTACAACGATCTGGTAACATTCATGTCATCAGGGCCGGTTTTGGCTGCAATCCTTGAAAAGGAGAATGCCGTGGACGATTACCGTAAACTGATCGGCTCTACCAATCCTGCCGATGCTGCAGAAGGAACAATAAGAAAGCTTTTTGGTATTTCAGTTCAGAAAAATGCAGTTCACGGATCTGACAGTGACGAAAATGCCGCCATTGAGGCCGCATTCTTCTTTTCGGCGCTGGAACGTTGCTGA
- a CDS encoding helix-turn-helix domain-containing protein — translation MNNRISMVLKAKNISPAQLADDLGVQRSGISHILNGRNKPSLDFIQKLIRLYPDISMQWLLFGEGPMMNPYPGREAEPVRRDTEVIQKPKPVMMELFADETTDQEKYPVQQKENTPEHNIQTTEKQPDETGLKDQEMLTPQRENSNEPDSKEIKPGPGLKIAEKSSGMAMDAPVEEIVQKVTGFQVGDRKLVKIVMFYSDKTFAEFLPEM, via the coding sequence ATGAACAACAGGATATCCATGGTGCTGAAGGCAAAAAACATCAGCCCGGCCCAATTGGCAGACGATCTGGGCGTACAACGTTCCGGCATATCTCATATCTTGAACGGCCGGAATAAACCGAGTCTTGATTTTATTCAGAAGCTGATCCGTTTGTATCCTGATATCAGTATGCAGTGGTTACTGTTTGGCGAGGGTCCCATGATGAACCCATATCCTGGACGGGAAGCTGAGCCGGTTAGAAGAGATACCGAGGTAATTCAAAAGCCTAAACCCGTGATGATGGAATTATTTGCGGACGAGACCACGGATCAGGAGAAATATCCTGTTCAGCAGAAGGAAAATACTCCCGAGCATAACATCCAAACGACTGAAAAACAGCCTGATGAAACCGGTTTAAAGGACCAGGAAATGCTAACGCCTCAGCGTGAAAACAGCAACGAACCGGACTCAAAAGAAATTAAGCCAGGTCCGGGCCTAAAAATAGCTGAGAAGTCAAGCGGGATGGCTATGGATGCTCCTGTAGAGGAGATAGTACAAAAAGTGACAGGATTTCAGGTTGGTGACCGGAAACTTGTAAAAATCGTAATGTTTTATTCTGACAAAACCTTTGCTGAATTTTTACCTGAAATGTAA
- the prmC gene encoding peptide chain release factor N(5)-glutamine methyltransferase gives MTNRELEKHLFNSIVSVYGEREARAIQRFLFRGLHGLSDAEWLLIRNDEATSEFESAVKQAIPSLIQQMPVQYVAGKTWFCNLEFVLKPGVLIPRPETEALVMRIAEKYSDFSGLRVLDIGTGSGAIAVSLSVLLTRPEITAFDISDIAIEIASANAEKHNHSVRFYKVDILDKSSWPAEDLYDLIVSNPPYVKESEKVFMQPNVLKYEPVLALFVDDHDALIFYRSIAEFAWINLKPGGSLWFEINEAEGDNIRQLLTEMGFSHVEILTDLSGKQRFASAIRQD, from the coding sequence ATGACAAACCGGGAACTTGAAAAGCATCTGTTTAACTCAATAGTGTCAGTCTACGGAGAAAGGGAAGCACGGGCAATTCAACGCTTTCTTTTTCGTGGGCTGCATGGCCTTTCTGATGCAGAATGGTTGTTAATCAGGAACGATGAAGCCACGTCTGAATTTGAATCCGCTGTAAAACAAGCGATTCCGTCCCTCATTCAACAGATGCCGGTTCAATATGTGGCAGGGAAAACCTGGTTTTGTAATCTCGAGTTTGTGCTTAAACCCGGGGTGTTGATTCCCAGACCTGAAACGGAAGCGCTGGTAATGCGGATTGCAGAAAAATACAGTGATTTCAGTGGCTTACGCGTTCTGGATATCGGAACCGGAAGCGGCGCCATTGCTGTCAGCCTTTCGGTACTATTAACCAGGCCCGAAATTACCGCCTTCGACATCAGCGATATTGCAATTGAGATCGCTTCAGCCAACGCTGAAAAGCATAACCATAGTGTGAGGTTTTATAAAGTTGATATCCTTGATAAGAGTAGTTGGCCCGCAGAAGATTTGTATGATCTGATTGTCAGCAATCCGCCTTATGTTAAGGAATCGGAAAAGGTTTTCATGCAGCCCAATGTGCTGAAATATGAGCCGGTGCTGGCTTTGTTTGTTGATGATCATGATGCATTGATATTTTACCGTTCTATTGCTGAATTCGCCTGGATTAACCTGAAGCCGGGCGGTTCGCTCTGGTTTGAGATCAATGAAGCGGAAGGGGATAACATCAGGCAGCTTCTGACTGAAATGGGATTCAGCCATGTGGAAATACTCACCGATCTGTCTGGTAAACAACGTTTCGCGTCTGCCATCCGGCAGGATTAA
- a CDS encoding FKBP-type peptidyl-prolyl cis-trans isomerase, with product MKPGFLFPFIILLVIACQSGKQRDNTREIDPKLVEEPLLHANRQAIKAEEEQIAGFISRYKWTMEETGTGLRYSIYHRGKGPMAETGKIAVLRYSVRLITGDEIYNSDRDGLKEFMIGRGGVESGLEEGILLLRVGDRAKFIIPSHLGFGLLGDQNKVPPKSTLIYDLELVSLH from the coding sequence ATGAAACCGGGATTTTTGTTTCCCTTTATAATCTTGTTGGTTATTGCATGCCAATCAGGTAAGCAGCGCGATAACACGCGGGAAATCGATCCGAAACTGGTGGAAGAACCATTGCTTCATGCCAACAGGCAGGCGATAAAGGCAGAAGAAGAGCAGATTGCAGGTTTTATCAGTCGGTACAAATGGACCATGGAAGAAACCGGGACCGGGCTCCGCTATTCGATCTATCATCGCGGCAAAGGCCCGATGGCAGAAACCGGAAAAATTGCTGTGCTGAGGTACTCTGTCAGGTTGATTACAGGCGATGAAATATACAATTCAGACAGGGATGGCCTGAAAGAATTTATGATTGGCCGAGGGGGTGTTGAGAGCGGACTTGAAGAGGGAATTTTATTACTGAGGGTCGGCGACAGAGCGAAATTTATCATACCTTCGCACCTCGGTTTCGGGCTGTTGGGCGATCAGAACAAAGTACCGCCAAAATCAACCCTGATCTATGATCTTGAACTTGTATCGCTTCATTAA